In Podospora pseudopauciseta strain CBS 411.78 chromosome 3, whole genome shotgun sequence, one genomic interval encodes:
- the XYD1 gene encoding D-xylose 1-dehydrogenase (NADP(+)) (COG:G; COG:Q; EggNog:ENOG503NVRV), which translates to MSSPYTVRWGILATGWIAETFTKDLLTSPASRDVHDVRHEVVAVSSSSSKERAAEFIKKVDAPSSAKAYGSYHELVADPDVDIIYVATPHSHHFQNAMLALDAGKNVLCEKSLTVTAAQTRKLIETARSKNLFFMEAVWTRYFPLSIKVRELITSGAIGNVYRTIADLSVGRDAPEGKIDFPDENRMVNADLAGGALLDLGIYALTWVFQSLYHTQPEAEKEAPNVIAAVNKYHTGADETTSIILQFPKHKSHGIALTSLRVASEPDNKDTAGASIRIQGGLGEIQVVGPAYRPRQLRVITKESDGKAEVIDFAIPKDKERDWGHGMFWEADEAARCLRDGQKESKTLPWSESIVIMEVMDETLKQGGVTYPELISTDVFDPQSPLNTGKR; encoded by the exons ATGTCGTCTCCGTATACTGTGAGGTGGGGTATTCTGGCCACCGGCTGGATTGCTGAGA CCTTCACCAAGGATCTCCTCACTAGCCCAGCTTCCCGTGATGTCCATGATGTGCGCCATGAGGTCGTTGCCGTGTCCTCGTCCAGCTCCAAGGAGAGAGCTGCCGAGTTCATCAAGAAGGTGGATGCTCCCAGCTCAGCAAAGGCCTATGGTTCTTACCATGAGTTGGTAGCTGACCCCGATGTCGATATCATCTATGTTGCTACACCACACAGCCACCACTTCCAAAACGCCATGCTTGCCCTCGATGCCGGCAAGAATGTGCTCTGCGAGAAGTCCTTGACTGTGACTGCTGCTCAGACCCGCAAGCTCATCGAGACTGCTCGCTCCAAgaacctcttcttcatggAGGCTGTGTGGACTCGCTACTTCCCCCTGAGCATCAAGGTCAGGGAGTTGATTACATCCGGTGCCATCGGCAACGTGTACCGTACTATTG CCGACCTCTCTGTCGGCCGTGATGCCCCCGAGGGCAAGATTGACTTCCCCGATGAGAACCGCATGGTCAACGCCGACTTGGCCGGCGGTGCTCTCTTGGATCTTGGCATTTACGCCTTGACTTGGGTCTTCCAGTCTCTGTACCACACCCAGCCTGAAGCAGAGAAGGAAGCGCCCAATGTCATCGCTGCCGTCAACAAGTACCACACTGGTGCTGATGAGACCACCAGCATCATCCTCCAGTTCCCCAAGCACAAGAGCCACGGTATCGCTCTGACCTCTCTTCGGGTGGCCTCTGAACCTGACAACAAGGACACCGCCGGTGCCTCCATCCGTATCCAGGGCGGCCTTGGTGAAATTCAGGTCGTTGGGCCTGCCTACCGCCCACGTCAGCTGAGAGTCATCACCAAGGAGAGCGATGGCAAGGCCGAGGTCATTGACTTTGCCATccccaaggacaaggagcgTGACTGGGGCCACGGCATGTTCTGGGAAGCTGACGAGGCCGCCCGCTGCCTGCGTGACGGGCAGAAGGAGAGCAAGACTCTGCCATGGAGCGAGAGCATTGTCATCATGGAGGTCATGGACGAAACCCTGAAGCAGGGCGGTGTGACATACCCCGAGTTGATTTCGACTGACGTCTTTGACCCCCAAAGTCCTCTCAACACTGGAAAGAGGTAA
- a CDS encoding hypothetical protein (EggNog:ENOG503P1VS; COG:O; CAZy:GH128): MHFTTVLALAAAGLAGQAAAGPHLNHQHGVRHVREKRALVTELVTVTNWVTVTVTGHSPTGRRQHYTNTRKAKKVKPTPSSQAAPAPPPPPPASVAPAPEPTTVITRVRPADPEPTPAPVEPPKSEPTPPPPAPVVVSSQAPAVVVKPEPVPNPAPAPAPAPAPAPAPAPKGQRLGAGLAYNNPNLLKTLLGSGTKIGWTYNWGQRDDSGTGLPFIPTLWGLKLDFAQVWPANAQRAIDAGSPCLFSFNEPDHGTQANLSPEVAAAKHKELMNPFQGKARIGSPSITNGGGPDMGIEWMKRFFAACNGGCAVDFVNIHIYGFSTEQFLDHLVKVNELFKKPVWITEFGFNGSDDEIAQQLKTVIDAIDNDPKYAFVEAYSYFMVEEGILVKGNQPSRYGRTFAYGGAN, from the coding sequence ATGCATTTCACCACTGTTCTCGCGCTGGCCGCCGCTGGCCTCGCTGGCCAGGCTGCTGCCGGCcctcacctcaaccaccagcaTGGCGTTAGACATGTTCGCGAGAAGCGTGCCCTTGTGACTGAgctcgtcaccgtcaccaacTGGGTCACCGTCACCGTTACTGGTCACTCGCCTACCGGTCGTCGCCAGCACTACACCAACACTCGCAAagccaagaaggtcaagccTACTCCTTCCAGCCAGGCCGCTCCtgccccgcctcctcctcctcccgcgtCTGTTGCGCCTGCCCCGGAGCCGACCACGGTCATCACTCGTGTTCGCCCTGCTGACCCTGAGCCCACTCCCGCTCCGGTCGAGCCCCCCAAGAGCGAGCccacgcctcctcccccggctccTGTTGTTGTCTCCAGCCAGGCCCCCGCGGTGGTTGTAAAGCCAGAGCCAGTTCCCAATCCCGctcctgcccctgccccggccccggctccagctccagctcccgcGCCCAAGGGACAGAGACTTGGAGCAGGCTTGGCCTACAATAACCCTAACTTGTTAAAAACCTTGCTCGGATCTGGCACCAAGATTGGCTGGACCTACAACTGGGGTCAGCGCGATGACTCTGGCACTGGCCTTCCCTTCATCCCCACACTCTGGGGTCTCAAGCTGGATTTTGCTCAGGTCTGGCCTGCCAATGCCCAGAGAGCCATCGACGCTGGCTCGCCGTGCCTTTTCAGCTTCAACGAGCCCGATCACGGAACCCAGGCTAACCTCTCCCCCGAGGTTGCCGCTGCCAAGCACAAGGAGCTCATGAACCCGTTCCAGGGCAAGGCGCGTATTGGTTCAccttccatcaccaacggcGGTGGCCCCGACATGGGCATCGAGTGGATGAAGAGGTTCTTCGCTGCCTGCAACGGCGGGTGCGCCGTCGACTTTGTCAACATTCACATTTACGGTTTCAGCACTGAGCAATTCTTGGACCACCTCGTCAAGGTGAACGAGCTGTTCAAGAAGCCCGTGTGGATCACCGAGTTTGGATTTAATGGATCCGACGACGAGATTGCCCAACAGCTCAAGACCGTCATTGACGCCATTGACAACGACCCCAAGTATGCCTTTGTCGAGGCCTACTCTTACTTTatggttgaggagggcaTCCTGGTCAAGGGCAACCAGCCCAGTCGCTATGGTAGGACTTTTGCCTATGGCGGGGCCAACTAA
- the TRM9 gene encoding tRNA methyltransferase, has a role in tRNA modification (BUSCO:EOG09264DIM; COG:Q; EggNog:ENOG503NVKF), producing the protein MMASTHTPSALPSDSVAGDVAKLAAAAAASQAAESAEAEAYEKTHVHGVYEAIAPHFSATRYKPWPAVASFLQSRPPGAVGLDVGCGNGKYLGLNPSVYMVGSDRSASLVALAHSRGRQLQEQQAQEAKKRIAQGELDATTGTGGESSGAAVATEVLVADGLSLPFRERAADFVICIAVIHHMSTRTRRQEAIRHLLRCVRTGQAGQPGGQILVYVWALEQGNSRRGWDEGGEQDLLVPWVLKSQQKQPKRPKQRKGQKRTRDQDSSGVAASNNSGEAPPSEATAGATTAATEPDPGHTDPVFKRYYHLYRKGELEEDVLAAGGAVITSGYERDNWWVVAANEPLPSQST; encoded by the coding sequence ATGATGGCTTCGACACATACCCCCTCAGCCCTGCCGTCTGACTCTGTGGCCGGTGACGTCGCCAAgctggccgccgccgccgccgcttcTCAGGCAGCAGAATCGGCAGAAGCAGAGGCCTACGAAAAGACGCATGTTCACGGTGTGTATGAAGCCATCGCCCCGCACTTTTCGGCGACACGCTACAAGCCCTGGCCTGCCGTGGCATCGTTTCTGCAGTCGCGGCCTCCGGGAGCGGTGGGTCTCGATGTTGGCTGTGGCAATGGCAAGTACCTGGGCCTAAACCCATCCGTGTACATGGTCGGCTCGGATCGTAGTGCTTCGCTTGTTGCGCTTGCCCACAGCCGTGGGAGGCAGCTCCAGGAACAGCAGGCCcaggaggcgaagaagcgGATCGCTCAAGGTGAGCTGGACGCAACAACAGGAACAGGCGGGGAGTCGAGTGGAGCTGCCGTCGCCACAGAGGTGCTTGTAGCTGATGGACTCTCACTCCCGTTCCGCGAACGCGCTGCGGATTTCGTCATCTGTATCGCCGTTATCCACCACATGTCGACAAGAACAAGGCGTCAAGAGGCGATCCGTCACCTCCTGCGATGTGTCAGGACCGGACAGGCTGGCCAGCCCGGCGGTCAAATCTTGGTGTACGTATGGGCTCTCGAACAGGGCAACAGCCGGCGCGGATGGGACGAAGGGGGTGAGCAAGATCTGCTAGTGCCCTGGGTGCTCAAGAGTCAGCAAAAACAGCCCAAGCGACCGAAACAACGCAAAGGACAGAAACGGACTCGGGACCAAGATTCCAgtggtgttgctgccagTAATAATAGCGGTGAGGCTCCACCATCTGAGGCTACTGCCGGTGCAACTACTGCGGCCACGGAACCAGACCCGGGCCACACCGACCCCGTCTTCAAGCGCTACTATCATCTCTACCGCAAAggtgagctggaggaggatgtaTTGGCTGCCGGGGGCGCAGTCATCACCAGCGGTTACGAAAGAGACAactggtgggtggtggctgccAATGAGCCCCTCCCGTCACAGTCAACATGA
- a CDS encoding hypothetical protein (COG:S; EggNog:ENOG503NVJ6) — MFSTKSSFSSLKTPTLLTPNRFVPPLHSFPIHRHPRTLATMSTSEPPPSLPKMPSLIYGTAWKKDRTADLVYEAIKAGFRGIDTAAMKRHYDEALVGEGIRRAISEGIVSRNDLWIQTKYTPSPSTHYTSTNLLTTSLTTSIASSLSNLSTPDHQPPYLDALILHSPFETLPENITAWTHLTSYLPNKIRHLGYSNVPPDFLDVFVEFLDLNPSLPRVSLIQNRFTAGMYNWDIETRRWCKGNGAVYQGFWVLTGNVDVWRHAKVVREVKEGLGLGSLEEAWLAVVMVGMGVRVLDGTTKGEHMRGDLGVGERVREWMGEREENERKWERWVGEVRGLVGG, encoded by the exons ATGTTTTCGACAAAATCATCATTTTCAAGcctcaaaacaccaaccctTCTGACACCCAACCGTTTCGTCCCGCCACTTCATAGCTTTCCCATTCACCGTCACCCAAGAACCCTGGCCACCATGTCCACCTCAGAACcgcccccatccctccccaaaatGCCATCCCTCATCTACGGCACAGCCTGGAAAAAAGATCGCACCGCCGACCTCGTCTATGAAGCAATCAAAGCCGGCTTCCGGGGAATCGATACAGCGGCCATGAAACGGCATTACGACGAGGCCCTCGTTGGCGAGGGTATTCGAAGGGCGATATCTGAAGGCATCGTCAGCAGGAATGATCTCTGG ATACAAACCAAAtacactccctccccctccacccactacacctccaccaacctGCTCACAACCTCCCTCACAACCTCGATAGCCTCCTCCCtatccaacctctccaccccggatcaccaacccccctacCTCGACGCCTTAATCCTCCACTCCCCTTTTGAAACCCTCCCCGAAAACATCACCGCCTGGACCCATCTCACTTCTTACCTCCCCAATAAAATCCGCCACCTAGGCTACTCCAACGTCCCCCCGGATTTCCTCGATGTCTTTGTCGAGTTTCTCGACCTGAACCCTTCTCTCCCAAGAGTAAGTCTGATACAAAACAGGTTTACAGCGGGCATGTACAACTGGGATATTGAAACGAGGAGATGGTGCAAAGGGAATGGGGCGGTGTATCAAGGATTTTGGGTTTTGACTGGTAATGTGGATGTTTGGAGGCATgccaaggtggtgagggaggtgaaggagggatTGGGACTGGGAagtttggaggaggcttgGTTGgcggttgtgatggtggggatgggggtgagggttttGGATGGGACGACCAAGGGGGAGCATATGAGGGGGGATcttggggtgggggagagggtgagggagtggatgggggagagggaagagaatGAGAGGAaatgggagaggtgggtgggggaggtgagagggttggttggggggtAA